From Camelina sativa cultivar DH55 chromosome 20, Cs, whole genome shotgun sequence, the proteins below share one genomic window:
- the LOC109124720 gene encoding eukaryotic translation initiation factor 3 subunit L-like: protein MAANYEYEEAAAGEEGESGGYDPNYVADSVKSFVVHMYRHIREKNVYEIHQMCETSFQSLSERLFKETPWPSVEAIAPYVDNDHVFCLLYREMWFRHLYARLSPTLKQRIDSYDNYCSLFQVVLHGVVNMQLPNQWLWDMVDEFVYQFQSFCQFRAKLKNKTEQEVALLRQHDKAWNVYGVLNFLQALVEKSSIVQILEQEEDKEHFTSTDGYDYSGGSNVLKVLGYFSMVGLLRVHCLLGDYHTGLKWLQPIDISQPGVYTSVIGCHIATIYHYGFANLMLRRYVDAVREFNKILLYIFKTKQYHQKSPQYEQILKKNEQMYALLAVCLSLCPQTKLVDDSVNSQLREKYGEKMMRMQRYDDEAFGIYDELFSYACPKFITPSAPSFDEPLVNYNQDAYRLQLKMFLYEVKQQQLLSGVRTFLKVYSSISLAKLAKYMEVDESTLRTILLTYKHKTHSVDSNGGIISNADIDFYMNNDMIYVVEPKPAKRYGDFFLRQIAKLEGVINDMDRVKLD from the exons ATGGCGGCGAACTACGAGTACGAGGAAGCGGCGGCGGGGGAGGAGGGAGAGAGCGGCGGATACGACCCGAATTACGTGGCGGATTCGGTGAAATCGTTCGTGGTACACATGTACAGACACATAAGGGAGAAGAACGTGTACGAGATCCACCAGATGTGTGAGACATCGTTCCAGAGCTTATCGGAACGACTGTTCAAGGAGACGCCATGGCCAAGTGTGGAAGCGATTGCTCCTTACGTAGACAACGACCACGTGTTCTGCCTTCTGTACCGTGAGATGTGGTTTCGGCATTTGTATGCGAGGTTATCTCCAACGTTGAAGCAGAGGATCGATTCGTATGACAACTATTGCAGCCTCTTCCag GTGGTGTTGCACGGCGTAGTTAATATGCAGTTACCCAACCAGTGGCTGTGGGATATGGTGGATGAGTTTGTCTACCAGTTCCAAAGTTTCTGTCAATTCAGAGCAaagctcaaaaacaaaacagagcaggAGGTTGCATTGCTCAGGCAGCACGATAAGGCATGGAATGTGTATGGCGTTCTCAACTTCTTGCAAGCCCTTGTGGAAAAGTCCTCTATCGTCCAAATCCTTgagcaagaagaagacaaggaacATTTCACTTCCACTGATGGCTACGACTACTCTGGTGGCAGTAACGTCTTGAAGGTCCTTGGTTACTTCAGCATGGTCGGCCTCTTGCGTGTTCACTGCCTCCTCGGTGACTACCACACTGGTCTCAAATGGTTGCAGCCCATTGACATCTCCCAGCCAGGTGTTTACACCAGTGTCATTGGATGCCATATCGCTACTATTTATCACTATGGCTTTGCCAACCTCATGTTGCGACGCTATGTTGATGCTGTTCGTGAATTCAACAAGATTCTCCTCTACATTTTCAAGACTAAGCAGTACCATCAAAAGTCACCGCAGTACGAGCAAATCCTCAAGAAGAATGAGCAGATGTATGCCTTACTTGCTGTTTGCCTCTCTCTCTGCCCTCAAACTAAACTCGTTGACGACTCTGTCAACTCTCAGCTCCGCGAGAAGTATGGTGAAAAGATGATGCGTATGCAGAGGTATGACGATGAGGCTTTCGGTATCTATGATGAGCTCTTCTCTTATGCATGCCCCAAGTTCATCACCCCTTCCGCACCAAGTTTCGACGAGCCTCTTGTCAACTACAATCAG GATGCATACAGGCTTCAGTTGAAGATGTTCCTTTATGAGGTAAAGCAGCAGCAGCTGTTGTCGGGAGTGCGGACATTCCTGAAAGTCTACTCCTCCATTTCTCTTGCTAAGCTCGCTAAATACATGGAAGTTGATGAGTCCACGCTAAG GACCATATTGTTAACATACAAGCACAAGACCCATTCAGTTGACTCCAATGGTGGGATCATCTCCAATGCAGACATTGATTTCTACATGAACAAt GACATGATCTACGTTGTGGAACCAAAACCCGCAAAACGTTATGGGGATTTCTTCTTGCGGCAGATTGCCAAG CTTGAAGGCGTGATAAACGATATGGACCGCGTCAAACTGGATTGA